The DNA sequence TTTAGAGCCATTTTTATAATTGATAATTGACAATTGATAGTTGACAATTAATAAATATTTGAGGGATAAGCATTTAAGTTTAGGTTAAAATTTAGGATTATGCGGTAATGAAATTGATGATTTATTGTCCATTGTCCATTATCAATATACCACCTCTTCGTTATCCATTATCCATTATCAATTACCACCTCTTCGTTATCCATTATCCATTATCAATTATCAATTATTTTGTTGTTTCTGAAGCGCTTGTTTGGCAATTTCATTCTCTTGCTGCGTTTTCGTGAATAAGTGCGTACCGTCGGGACGAGTCACGAAGAAACGATAGGGAGTGAGGGGAGGAGAAAGGGCCGCTTGTAGGCTGGCTAAACCGGGACTCGCGATCGGTGCGGGTGGCAGACCGGGTTTAAGATAAGTATTATAAGGCGAGTCTACCTGTATTTGTTCGGCAGTTAAGGACTTTTCTGGCGCTTGTTGAATGCCTAAAATATATTCTACGGTCGGATCGGACTCGAGTTTCAATCCTTCGCGCAAACGTCCTGCAAATACCCCAGCTAAGGTGAGGCGTTCTTCTTCGACTGCGGTTTCTTTTTGCACGAGACTAGCAAGCGTTACCCAGTCTAATAAGCTCGGTTTATTTTTTCCTTGTAGCTGTTGGTACTGAGGCAGTGCTACTTTTTGGAAGCGATCGAGCATCATATCGATCGCTTGTTTGGGCGTAAGGCGATCGCTCTTAATTTCGTAGGTATCGGGAAATAAAAATCCTTCCAAATGCGGTAAATTGGCGGGCAACCAAGGGTATTTATCGCGCGGAATTTGTCGCACGGCATTGAGAAAATCCTGTTCGCTGAAATAGCCTGCTGCCGCAAATTCTATCGCCATTTGGCGGTAGGATTGTCCCGGCGTAACGGTAAAGCTAAGGCGCACGGATTCTCCGCGCCAAATTTTATCCGCGATCGCCACTAAAGAATCTTGGGGCGAAAGGCGGTAAACTCCGGGCTGAAAACCGCCTTCTTTTCGCAGCTTCAGCCAAGAAGCCCACAATTTCCAAGCGACATCCGAGCGAATTAAACCCACCGCTTTAAGATCGCTACCGAGTTGGGGAATGGAAGTGCCTTTGGGAACGGTAATTTGGAGAATATCGGCGGGGGCATTGCGCAAAGCGTCTTCTCGAGCCGTCGGCGCGATCGCCCAATTCCACCACGCCCACCCCTGCCAGCCGCAAAAAATTAGCGCCAGCGGCAGAACTAAACCGTAGTACGTCCATCTCGAAATACGTGCGGTAGAATTCACGTTCCCAACTCCCAATTTTGAACTTTAAATGCCCCCATTCGGTTATTCAAACAACAAATCTTCGATAAAGGGTTGCACTTTCTTAAAGTCTTCTGGCGATAACAGTTCGAGTTTTCCGGAGGATAGCTCTCGAGCGAAAAATAGTAGGGGAGAAAGGGGAGTATAAATTTCGTATTCCTGTTCGTTATGGAAGAAGGTTGCGAGAAACTGATATTCATCAGTTTCGATGTCTCCCCCATCATTTTCGACTTCTAAGGTGAGAAGATCGTCTTCATCCACCTCCGGTAATTCTCCAGCGACGGTCAGCGTATAAGCAGCATCTTGAAGCACCAATTCTTGTTCGGCTAAAACCGCTTTAGCATCGGGGAAAAGTTCTTCGAGTTCTTCGCTATTTTCAATCCAAGTCGCATTGGCGGTTTCTTCCTCACTATCCCAGGCGATAATCGCGATCGGCGCATCGACAGGCAATAATAAGTGATAAGTCGATCCCTCAATCGAAAAAGAACGTTCGACATAGCAAGAAAGCGATCGCCCCATTTCATCAGTGAGGGTTACACTTTCGGGACTGGATTGCCCGTTGGATTCAGAAGATGAGTATTGAGTCATTCGATGTTGAAGATTTGAGTCGGGAGATGAAGCAGAGGGATTACAAGTTTAACGCCCGCTCCCTCTGCGAGCGCTCATCCCCCGGAATTAACTGTGAGTCCTTCGCCGAATAAGCAACTGTCAGACAATTCGTAAACGCTGCGGACATCTGTAAGATTATATTGTAGAGGGGTAATGGTGATATAGTTTTCCCGAATCGCTTGTACGTCTGTCGGAATACAAGAAGGTAGATGTTGGTGGTCGGGTTGGTCGATTTCTTCAATCGCTTCGCCAGCCAGCCAGTAATAGCTTTTGCCGCGCGGATCGACGCGCTTCTCGAATTGTTCGATGTAGCGGCGCACGCCTTGGCGAGCGATAGTCACTCCCGCAACTGCGTCGGGTTTGACGGAGGGGACATTGACATTTAATAGCGTCGTTGTCGGTAAGGGGTTTTTACAGAGGCGATCGAGCAAATCGATCGCAAAGTTCGCCGCTGTTGGAAATTCTAAGGAATTAAAACCCGCCAAACTGAAGGCAATGCTAGGAATCCCTTCGAGCGAGCCTTCCATCGCCGCCGAGACGGTTCCCGAATACAGCACGTCCGTCCCTAAATTCGAGCCGTGATTGATCCCGGCTAGGACAAAATCCGGTTGTCTGTCGAGCAGGGCGTGAAGGCCTAATTTCA is a window from the Oscillatoria sp. FACHB-1406 genome containing:
- the mltG gene encoding endolytic transglycosylase MltG; translation: MNSTARISRWTYYGLVLPLALIFCGWQGWAWWNWAIAPTAREDALRNAPADILQITVPKGTSIPQLGSDLKAVGLIRSDVAWKLWASWLKLRKEGGFQPGVYRLSPQDSLVAIADKIWRGESVRLSFTVTPGQSYRQMAIEFAAAGYFSEQDFLNAVRQIPRDKYPWLPANLPHLEGFLFPDTYEIKSDRLTPKQAIDMMLDRFQKVALPQYQQLQGKNKPSLLDWVTLASLVQKETAVEEERLTLAGVFAGRLREGLKLESDPTVEYILGIQQAPEKSLTAEQIQVDSPYNTYLKPGLPPAPIASPGLASLQAALSPPLTPYRFFVTRPDGTHLFTKTQQENEIAKQALQKQQNN
- a CDS encoding DUF3727 domain-containing protein, with translation MTQYSSSESNGQSSPESVTLTDEMGRSLSCYVERSFSIEGSTYHLLLPVDAPIAIIAWDSEEETANATWIENSEELEELFPDAKAVLAEQELVLQDAAYTLTVAGELPEVDEDDLLTLEVENDGGDIETDEYQFLATFFHNEQEYEIYTPLSPLLFFARELSSGKLELLSPEDFKKVQPFIEDLLFE
- the surE gene encoding 5'/3'-nucleotidase SurE — encoded protein: MTCYRPLNLLISNDDGIFATGIRTLADTLARAGHEITVVCPDGERSATGHGLTLHQPIRTNLIESVFHPNVKAWSCSGTPADCVKLGLHALLDRQPDFVLAGINHGSNLGTDVLYSGTVSAAMEGSLEGIPSIAFSLAGFNSLEFPTAANFAIDLLDRLCKNPLPTTTLLNVNVPSVKPDAVAGVTIARQGVRRYIEQFEKRVDPRGKSYYWLAGEAIEEIDQPDHQHLPSCIPTDVQAIRENYITITPLQYNLTDVRSVYELSDSCLFGEGLTVNSGG